In Natronococcus sp. AD-5, the genomic window TCGTCGGACGAAATCTTTCACCGGATCGTCGCTGCAGCAGACGAGGAAATTACGACTGGCACACGAGAGTTGTTCTTCAGCGCGTTAGCCGCGGGATTTGCGATTACGCTCACGTTCATGCTCTATGCGTCTCTGACGGACGCGACCGACGGTGCGCCAATTGCGAGTGCGTTACTCTATCCTCTCGGATTCGTATACATCATTCTCGGCGATTACCAGTTGTACACCGAGAATACACTGCCACCGGTCGCACTCGTTCTTGAGCGGTTAGCGAGCATTCCAGCGTTGTTCACCGTCTGGACGATCGTCTTGATCGGAAACCTCGTTGGAGGGACGCTGGGAGCACTTCTCCTCGCATCAACGGGTGTGTTTTCACAAGAAGTGATGGCAACAGCAGTCGGAATCGCGCAGAGCGGCGTTGCAACGGCGTGGTGGGACCTGTTCTTCAAGGGAATCTTTGCGGGCCTCATCGTTGCAGGGGTCGTCTGGCTCGATTATGCTTCGCAGGATACAACCTCACGTCTGTTGTTGATTTACATCGCATTCCTTGCTATTCCACTTGGAAATCTCTTCCACGTCGTCGTGTCTGCCACAGAAGCGATGTTTCTCCTCTTCCGCGGTGAATTGGCACTCGCTACGGGCGCGTTCGAATTCGTTCTTCCTGTTCTCCTCGGGAATACGATCGGTGGCGTGTTGCTCGTGACCGTCGTCAACTACTTCCAGGCAGTCGAACGCAAATACCAGGAACAAAACTACCAGCTTTCGGTTCGAGAAATGCTTTTCGGGAAACACGTCGGTGGAGACTACGCCCCACCAGAAACGAGCGACGACTAATTCCTTTCGATGGCACCGTTAGTTTCGAAGAACCCCTACTAAACTTCGGATTCTGTCTGCGATTCGTCGGCTATACAAGTTGCTGTTCCACACGGTCGGAAAAGAACGCTTGACAGCAATAAATGAGTTACTTGATCCGACAAATGAGTCTTTAGCCAGTAAGTGTCGGACGAATACAAGCTAAAACGGTTAGATTTGGACGGGATTCGGAGAACCCAAATCGCTACTGAAATTGTATTTCCCGTTATCTGGATCCGCCCGAATTATATTCGTCTGACAAATCTGTGTGGAACGACCGATCACTACAGGCGCGTTTTTCGCGGACGCCGAGTGAATAACAACCCTTAATCGTGGCCGACAAAGACATGTACGTAGCGGGATGGGATAGCCAGGAGATTCCGGCGGGCTCATAACCCGCAGATCGATAGTTCAAATCTATCTCCCGCTATTTCTTCGCGGACTTTCTTACAGACTGTCGCCAGCAGTGTTTCGGTTGAATTGGAGAAGAGTAGTTGCCAGTGAAGATGATGAGCGTCGATTATGAAACCGACGAACGAAAACACAACGTTCGCCGAGTTCCGGTCGTTGACGAGAATGGAAGCGTGGCTGGGATCGTGACTCTCGACGATCTCGTCGCAACCATCGGCGAACAACAGGACAACGTCGCAGAGACCATCGAAGCTCAGTCACTCGAGTACAGCCCGTAGAAGGGACATCCGTTCCCAGGGCAGGACAAGAACCAGAATGATTTGACTGAAAGACTGTGCACATTACGCACAAGAAATCATGCCGAGATCTCCATATTATCGAGTGAACCGGTGAGAATAAGTGCCCGGCTCGATAGATCCTTCATATAGGTTTTGGTAGCTACGACGAGTCCGAGCAACAGCAACAAGACGTGGGTGACGAAGACGACGAGGATGCTGCGGTGAACGTCCACGAAAACGAGTACGAGGGAGATATGACGGTCGAAACAGGCGGCTCAACCGACGACCTCCTTGGCCAACTTCAGGACATCAAAGAAAACAAAGAGGAGTAACAATACGACACTTTAGCTCCACTCACCAGCCCGATGACGCCATTTGGGTGAGGGATGAAAGGTGACTTTCAGAGTCCACTGCGAACTTTCGAAGGTTGGTTCCCGTACTACTACTCGTCAAAACGGTGCACAAGGCAATTCAGTTTATTTGAATGATGTTCCCGTTCGACGTGGTGTGTAAATCCCGCCCAAGTGTGTATCCTTGATCGGATGCGAGATCCACGTATCCCGAGAATCCGCTGAGGTCCTGGTGCGCAGGGATGATGTTCTCCGGTTGAAGCGCATTGAGCATCGTGTAGTGTCCTTCCTGGCAGAGGTGGCCCGAGACATGAATGTCGGAGTAGACGCGTGCTCCTTGCATGCCGAGCAATTTCTCCGCTTGGTAGCGTTGCCCCTCGTTGGTCGGCTCGGGAATTACGCGTGCGGAGTAGACCACCTTGTCGCCAGGTTCGAGTTCAAACGCGGTTTCACCACGAGCCATTCGCGTGAGAAGTGCCCGCGGTTCGCCCTGATGGCCCGTGACGATCGGCAGGAAGTTTTCTTTGCCATCGTTCATGATCCGTTCTAAGGTCTGTTCGATGGAACGGCGGTAGCCAACCATCTCGACATCCGATGGAAAATCGACGCCGATCCGCTTCGCGGTTCCCGAGTACGTTTCCATCGATCGACCGAGCAAGATCGGCGTCCGTCCGATATCTCGTGCAAATTCGATGAGCGATTTGACCCGGGCAATATGGCTGGAGAACGTTGACGCGAGGATTGCACCATCGTAGTCCTCCATGCTGTAGAGGACGTCTCGGAGGTGTTCTCGCGCGACGTTCTCGCTGGGAGTCCTGCCTTTCTTATTCGCGTTTGTACAGTCCTCGATGTAACAGAGAACACCCTCACGACCGATCTCACGGAAACGATCCATATCGATCGGGTCGCCAATGACCGGGGTGTGGTCGATGCGTTTATCGAGCCCGTAGACGATCGCACCCTCGGGCGTGTGTAGGACCGGGTTGATCGCCTGGATGATCGAGTGGGTGACGTTGACGAATTCGAGTTCACAGCCGTGGTCACCGATCGTCATCGTTTCGCCAGCCTCCATTTTGACGAGATCGTTGTTGAAGTCGAACTTCTGCTCTTCCTCGACCTCATCGCTCACGAGCTCGATCGTGAACGGCGTCCCGACAATTGGTGCGTCGTACCGATGAGCGAGTTTGCTGATCGCCCCGATGTGATCGAGGTGACCGTGCGTCGGAACGATCGCCTGCACGTCTCCCTCCAGGTCGCTCATGACCCGATCGTCAGGGATCGCACCCATATCGATCAGGTCGAGGCTGTGCATTCCTTCCGTTCGGATGTTATCGTGAATAAGGACCTTCGACAAGTTCAGACCCATGTCGAAGATCACAATGTCGTTGCCGGCGCGGACGGCAGTCATCTGCCGACCGACTTCCTCGTATCCGCCAATCGTCGCAATTTCAATTTCCATTGGTAGACCCGATCATAGCAATCCGTAGAACACAGCTTTGCGGCCAGAATGGCCGCTATCGTGGGAATTCGAACGTTCGATAACGTGAGCAAGCGATTCGATCACGTCCTTGGGGATCCCAAAATCGAACGTTCGGTCCCAACTGTGCCAAGGACAGCGCCTCTTTCGGTTGGGTGAATAGCGGCTTTCCACACGTAAGTACTCCCGGATTGTGAGAGAGCAGAGAGAATGGATCAGAGAGAGGGATCGGTCCACAAAGCATATCCCTCTTTCAACCTACCGATCTGGTAGGTAGGTGGACAACGGGTAGGGGTATCCGAAGATTGTGTCCACCGATTTATCGCTCATCTAGAAACATACACACCTCTGCTATCTGATGGAGAAATTGAGTGTGCGTTGATTATTAGCCTTAATTGCCGGGAAGATAGCGTCGTCGCTGGCGAAGTTTCTCGCGCTCCGACCGTTGATCATAGTGGCGATCAAGCACCGCCTCACTGCAATCCTTCCGATCACTCACGACGTTTTCAGGAACGTCAGATTTGAGAAAATGAGTGATCGCGCCACGCCGGACCGGGTGTGGACTCAACGAGTAGGGACATGCATGTGAGCGCTCGGTAGGTAGCGCATCACGCTCATCAAGATCCCGGTCGTGAGGGCAGTTATCGTCGTATATGCCTGGGCGCTGTACTGGTAGACGATCGTCCGGCCACGGGTTCGGCTTAACCGGTCGATTTTCCTTGCGAACAGCGGTTTTCGGTTATGTTGGTCAACGACTTTCGGATGATTGACCGAGAGCCAGGCGTCCAAAACCTCACAGACCGGGTCACTTAGTGCAACGAATCGTTCGCTCTTTCGGCCGTTCGTAAGAGTCCCTCTTCAGGTCGGTGAACAAGCGTGAGGTACTGTTCGTCGCTGTTGTAGTCTTTAATATCAAGTCCAATCGCTGCGCCAATACGAAGTCCCGTATGCCAGAGGACCTCCAGTAGCGCATGTTCTAAGCGCGCGTATCGGTATTGTTCGAGAAATTCCAATATTTTCTGGGCACGGTCTGGATTCAGCAATTCGGATCGAGCATCGTCCTCGGTCGTAGTCGGGAGGGTAATCTTCTCATTAAGCCCGGGTTGAGTTGCATTGATGGTTCCGCAGAAGCGTAGGACCATTCTTAGGGTTGCCAGCTGCCCCTTCATGCTGGCAGTTGCGAGTTCGTCTTCGTTCCTACGTTTGACCCGGAAGCGATGGATGTCTCGACCGCTAAGTTCGTTGAGATTGTCGATCCCGTCCCGTTCACACCACTGCACGAACTGCTTGAGCCGATACCGATGAGACTGGATCGTCGCGTCCGCGAGTTCGTCGAGGTACATTTGCATCGCCTCTGCTGGTGCGAGTGGTTCAAGGTCGTCTGTTATGGTTCTCTCACTGAAGGCCGAAGACGAGCGATCTAGAAACGCCAGTTTAGGCGCTTCTCGCGTGCACTAACAGCTGGCTGAGAGCCCCGCAAACTCTGGACGTTCCCCGTCAGGGCCAATGTCACCCGTAAAATCGACTTTGAGACATTGAAACGGCTAAATTTGACATTTCACTCGTTTCCGGGTGAGGGGCTCATCCAGAACGTGAAGGGTTCTGAGCCAGCGGAATTTGGTACTTTGTAGGCTTCTCGACTCGAACTTTCCCGTCCCATCTGGTGTGATGAACGCC contains:
- a CDS encoding RNase J family beta-CASP ribonuclease; this translates as MEIEIATIGGYEEVGRQMTAVRAGNDIVIFDMGLNLSKVLIHDNIRTEGMHSLDLIDMGAIPDDRVMSDLEGDVQAIVPTHGHLDHIGAISKLAHRYDAPIVGTPFTIELVSDEVEEEQKFDFNNDLVKMEAGETMTIGDHGCELEFVNVTHSIIQAINPVLHTPEGAIVYGLDKRIDHTPVIGDPIDMDRFREIGREGVLCYIEDCTNANKKGRTPSENVAREHLRDVLYSMEDYDGAILASTFSSHIARVKSLIEFARDIGRTPILLGRSMETYSGTAKRIGVDFPSDVEMVGYRRSIEQTLERIMNDGKENFLPIVTGHQGEPRALLTRMARGETAFELEPGDKVVYSARVIPEPTNEGQRYQAEKLLGMQGARVYSDIHVSGHLCQEGHYTMLNALQPENIIPAHQDLSGFSGYVDLASDQGYTLGRDLHTTSNGNIIQIN
- a CDS encoding DUF5786 family protein, encoding MGFGSYDESEQQQQDVGDEDDEDAAVNVHENEYEGDMTVETGGSTDDLLGQLQDIKENKEE